The following coding sequences lie in one Thalassoglobus polymorphus genomic window:
- a CDS encoding GntP family permease: MDSTWGLIFILLAGIVVVVGSILAMRLHAFLALISAAFIVALLTPSTALQRYHVTSASFPVDVQADSQTVTLHAGEKQGVSPDMRYLLISRESDSKSFQQVGQLRITKWIDGDSPGEQWSQAEIVSKDEQVALAPTLGTYRAIHSLEMKSALKASNATIGARVSGGFGGTCVKIGILIAMAAIIGKCLLDSGAADRIVRTTLSWFGERAAPAAFMVSGFFLGIPVFFDTVFYLMIPLGKAMRLRTGGNYILYVLTIVCGATMAHSLVPPTPGPLLVAEELGVDLGVMILGGAIVGLFAAGFGYLYATLLNRRVELPLRESADFSLADLEESMQIDESELPSFGIACLPIVLPVLLISLQTIVSYPGFPIDLSPGVKRTIATLGDKNVALILSAIVAMATLIRQKKRSFAELSTSVQSALASGGVIILITAAGGAFGQVLRQTGVAELIQNLPEASPQIICILAFLITTAIRTAQGSASVAMITAAGILSGIARDGNLPFETFYLAAAIGCGSKPISWMNDSGFWVITKMSGMTEAEGLKYITPMTACMGLVGLIVVLIGVTIYPVF, translated from the coding sequence ATGGATTCGACTTGGGGATTGATCTTCATCCTGCTTGCAGGAATCGTAGTTGTTGTTGGATCGATATTGGCGATGCGGCTGCACGCTTTCTTAGCTTTAATTTCTGCCGCATTTATCGTCGCGTTGTTAACGCCATCAACTGCGCTTCAGCGATACCACGTCACGAGTGCTTCATTTCCGGTTGACGTCCAAGCCGATTCTCAAACTGTCACTCTCCATGCGGGTGAGAAGCAGGGCGTTTCGCCGGACATGCGGTATCTTTTGATTTCCAGAGAGTCCGATTCAAAATCGTTCCAGCAAGTGGGTCAGCTTCGGATAACGAAGTGGATCGACGGAGACTCCCCTGGTGAACAATGGTCACAAGCAGAGATTGTCTCAAAAGACGAACAAGTCGCCTTGGCCCCCACTCTGGGGACATACCGCGCAATTCATTCACTGGAAATGAAATCGGCCTTAAAAGCATCCAATGCGACCATCGGAGCGCGCGTTTCCGGCGGGTTTGGTGGAACTTGCGTTAAGATCGGAATCTTGATTGCCATGGCTGCGATCATTGGAAAGTGCTTGCTTGATAGCGGAGCTGCCGATCGGATTGTGCGAACGACACTCAGCTGGTTCGGCGAAAGGGCGGCCCCGGCAGCCTTTATGGTGAGCGGTTTCTTCCTCGGCATCCCTGTTTTTTTCGACACTGTTTTCTATCTGATGATTCCGCTAGGGAAAGCGATGCGCCTTCGCACTGGGGGGAATTACATCCTTTACGTGCTGACAATCGTTTGCGGAGCCACCATGGCCCATTCGCTCGTCCCGCCCACTCCGGGACCGCTGCTGGTCGCTGAGGAACTCGGCGTTGATTTGGGTGTCATGATTCTTGGAGGAGCAATTGTTGGTTTATTCGCAGCTGGGTTTGGCTATCTCTATGCAACTTTGTTGAATCGCAGAGTGGAGCTCCCGTTGCGAGAGTCAGCCGATTTCTCTCTTGCCGATCTGGAAGAATCGATGCAAATCGATGAGAGCGAACTCCCATCATTTGGGATCGCGTGCTTGCCAATTGTGTTGCCAGTCCTATTGATTTCGTTGCAAACCATTGTGAGCTACCCAGGTTTTCCGATCGACTTGAGTCCGGGCGTCAAGAGAACAATCGCGACGCTGGGAGATAAGAACGTCGCCTTGATCCTTTCCGCCATAGTTGCGATGGCAACTTTGATTCGGCAGAAGAAACGATCATTCGCTGAACTGTCGACCTCTGTTCAGTCTGCATTGGCGAGCGGGGGCGTCATCATTCTCATCACAGCTGCGGGAGGAGCATTTGGACAAGTGCTGCGTCAAACTGGAGTTGCCGAGCTGATTCAAAATCTCCCGGAAGCGTCCCCACAAATCATCTGTATTCTTGCATTTCTGATTACTACTGCAATTCGAACCGCACAAGGTTCCGCATCAGTTGCGATGATTACCGCAGCCGGAATTCTTTCCGGAATCGCGAGAGACGGGAACTTGCCGTTTGAGACATTTTATCTTGCTGCCGCGATTGGCTGTGGATCGAAGCCGATTTCCTGGATGAATGACAGCGGATTTTGGGTCATTACCAAAATGAGCGGGATGACCGAGGCCGAGGGATTGAAATACATCACACCGATGACAGCCTGTATGGGACTGGTCGGTTTGATCGTCGTATTAATCGGTGTCACGATCTATCCCGTCTTTTGA
- a CDS encoding SpoIIE family protein phosphatase codes for MSQFQGDLLAVLQLINDEKEKTQYVLEGEQIVLGRHPNCEIVLQSGVVSRRHAQILVSHGTFYLEDLRSRNGTYVNEQVISGRHELQEGDQIRLCDVVLTFAFTPSALITATNQVGSEAVAKTLEVSNSEILNLSSSVEESRMYLPQEVEAEESFDSSTSIRKVASFNNEESLVDPSVKLRAILEITQAIGRELKVEKVLPKMLATLFNIFPQAEQGFVLLRDNELSKLKVKASRARGQQTVDNVAVSMTVVRHAMQTREAILSKNVSDDSRFKQSTALSRMQIRSIMCVPMVTPEDEGIGVIQIVTRDEQQAFSEEDLDLLVSLASQASLAVANARLHEEDLVRREIERDMEFATQVQLGFLPKSRPKVDGYTFSDFYEAALSVGGDYFDYIKLPDGRLAMAIGDVAGKGIPAALLMARLYSSTRFQLLTCPTVADAVSGLNEEISSSGLGHRFITFLIMVINPETHTMEIVNAGHLTPLVRSANGSVKAVGKDDSNLPLGIVPDLKYKSSTRSIAEGETLIAFTDGVTEAMNKKKEIFGTKRLQELFKTLPEEIQLVIDGVVNASEEFADGMNARDDTCLIGVHRAAQ; via the coding sequence GTGAGTCAATTTCAAGGAGATCTTTTGGCTGTCTTACAGCTCATCAACGATGAAAAAGAGAAAACGCAGTATGTGCTCGAGGGTGAGCAAATCGTACTGGGGCGGCATCCCAATTGTGAGATTGTTCTACAATCCGGAGTTGTGAGCCGTCGACATGCTCAGATTCTTGTAAGTCATGGCACGTTTTACCTCGAAGACTTGCGAAGCCGAAACGGGACTTACGTCAACGAGCAAGTCATCTCGGGTCGACACGAATTGCAGGAAGGCGACCAAATCCGCTTGTGCGACGTCGTTCTCACGTTTGCGTTTACTCCATCCGCACTCATTACTGCCACAAACCAGGTTGGATCTGAAGCAGTCGCTAAAACTTTGGAAGTGAGCAATTCCGAAATTTTGAACCTTTCCAGTTCCGTTGAAGAGAGTCGGATGTACCTCCCTCAGGAAGTGGAGGCCGAAGAAAGCTTCGACAGTTCGACGTCCATTCGCAAAGTGGCTTCGTTCAACAATGAAGAATCACTGGTTGACCCAAGCGTCAAGCTCCGTGCAATTCTGGAAATCACCCAGGCAATCGGGCGCGAACTCAAGGTCGAAAAAGTTCTCCCGAAGATGCTCGCGACGTTATTCAATATTTTCCCACAGGCCGAACAGGGATTCGTACTGCTGCGAGACAATGAGCTGAGCAAGCTTAAGGTGAAAGCAAGCCGTGCTCGTGGACAGCAAACGGTCGACAATGTTGCGGTCAGCATGACAGTCGTCCGCCATGCGATGCAAACTCGTGAAGCGATTCTCAGCAAGAACGTCTCGGATGATTCACGATTCAAACAAAGTACCGCACTGTCGCGCATGCAGATCCGTTCCATCATGTGCGTTCCCATGGTCACCCCTGAAGATGAGGGAATTGGCGTCATCCAAATCGTCACACGTGACGAGCAGCAGGCGTTTTCCGAAGAAGATTTAGACCTGCTCGTCAGTTTAGCATCGCAAGCCTCGCTGGCTGTTGCGAATGCGAGATTGCACGAAGAAGATCTTGTGCGTCGCGAAATCGAACGTGACATGGAATTCGCCACACAGGTGCAGCTCGGCTTTCTGCCTAAATCACGACCGAAAGTCGACGGTTACACATTCAGCGATTTTTATGAAGCGGCGTTGAGCGTCGGCGGTGATTACTTCGACTACATCAAACTCCCGGATGGGAGGCTTGCTATGGCAATTGGTGATGTCGCCGGAAAAGGAATACCGGCTGCGTTGTTGATGGCTCGGCTCTATTCTTCGACACGCTTTCAATTGCTCACATGCCCAACTGTTGCAGATGCAGTCTCTGGATTAAATGAAGAAATTTCTTCCAGCGGTCTGGGGCATCGCTTTATCACCTTCTTAATCATGGTGATCAATCCAGAAACCCACACAATGGAAATCGTCAACGCAGGACATTTGACACCGCTTGTGAGGAGTGCGAATGGCTCAGTCAAAGCGGTGGGCAAAGACGATTCCAACTTGCCGTTGGGGATCGTTCCAGATTTAAAATACAAATCCTCCACCCGTTCAATAGCCGAGGGCGAAACTCTAATCGCCTTCACGGATGGAGTCACCGAGGCGATGAACAAGAAGAAGGAAATCTTCGGAACCAAGCGGCTCCAAGAACTTTTCAAGACGTTGCCCGAAGAGATTCAACTCGTCATTGATGGTGTCGTCAACGCATCAGAAGAATTTGCGGATGGCATGAATGCACGTGATGATACCTGCCTGATTGGGGTACACAGGGCTGCTCAATGA
- a CDS encoding tetratricopeptide repeat protein has product MGPLSHSCKATFLLFALQNDRESVKVLQTRGVIQHTAGEMMSDELDQIEQQLEELDKKSEECFQKCQIRSAVRIAKEATRLAKTHGLAVHYMRGLFDQMRFGHGLLDPQATREASVELVLLLENEEQARRIQPNLDEGHYQWLCSWMSTCAYDNLAEATGMMSGFNSEGMHECINEGLQVCRQTGKMECVKCFREYAADVYFAADDLEMVRHQCESLLEYRKDGSDNKDRRWSGHHKLGKLLILEGRLELAIQELNKAFELSVAEDVYLKTRSKLLVAATLDEALMLAGKPRFDWGSVASEFPEEGEWLYIELRRSMCDALENVLSGNFDQAIETLTEWDRRLTEQNCHKDWFEVRLRLIAAYLLSNNQKRAEALTKGLEASASEAQDFLTLRRLEQLFNEETATSPVAALQESGNAAVDSSSQAGEESTSDNAESGDDSDDAEAETPLGNILAEIMQRLMLAPEDETVREQVLEEFLSYTPSRIEDPRDGAYLVHLSQFVVQGTEDATRVWPWALQILEAFFDDPVTVSVVAAIGNYFRQADPGAFESITVEQLEAWFKRSTSPKVTHAKNFSRAGDFYLDEGNLGEAERCYSRGFRLKRTEPTVVLPLADVYRQSDRPRDALAVLDLSLREGADDQSIAWEAAMTALQIEQFDSVLTYMDKFFALGEPQTWAHYYRGVALMQLGRHEESLLAIDAENEFDPPGTFHLSAIKLCNLIALGQDQEQIDSIFTEVLDEQLSEIDYLSLNGLVRLFGHIWEHSKHLPANHLLRTKLEHQLLVAGFLPDTYFDGLREQIEETKTVNFFNVQIRQPLNEAWKDSRGCLYGQDEWTEYQREWGVLAESEEAATNFVLAFQSRCEELPAEIVDVHTDEVDYIDRPGVVWQGMHWTTDDLAGNESDDESDDELFGA; this is encoded by the coding sequence ATGGGGCCATTATCTCACTCATGCAAGGCAACTTTCCTCCTGTTTGCACTCCAGAACGATCGCGAATCGGTCAAAGTGTTGCAAACGAGAGGCGTAATTCAGCATACCGCAGGCGAAATGATGTCCGACGAACTCGATCAAATCGAACAGCAACTTGAAGAACTCGACAAAAAATCTGAAGAGTGTTTTCAAAAGTGCCAAATCCGCTCTGCAGTTCGCATTGCGAAAGAGGCAACCCGTCTGGCGAAAACTCACGGACTCGCAGTGCATTACATGCGTGGATTGTTTGACCAAATGCGGTTTGGGCATGGACTCCTCGACCCTCAGGCAACCCGGGAAGCCTCGGTCGAGTTGGTCTTACTGCTCGAAAACGAAGAGCAGGCACGCCGAATTCAGCCGAATCTCGATGAAGGTCACTATCAGTGGCTCTGTTCCTGGATGTCAACATGTGCTTACGACAACCTCGCTGAGGCAACGGGAATGATGTCGGGCTTCAACTCTGAGGGGATGCACGAGTGCATCAATGAAGGGCTTCAGGTTTGTCGACAAACCGGGAAAATGGAATGCGTGAAATGTTTCCGCGAGTACGCTGCGGACGTCTATTTCGCTGCCGATGACCTTGAAATGGTCCGGCATCAGTGCGAGTCCCTGCTTGAGTACCGGAAAGATGGCTCAGACAATAAGGATCGCCGCTGGTCTGGTCATCATAAATTAGGAAAACTGTTGATCTTGGAAGGCCGGCTTGAGTTGGCGATTCAGGAGTTGAACAAAGCCTTCGAGCTGTCTGTCGCTGAAGATGTCTACTTGAAAACCCGTTCAAAACTCCTGGTGGCAGCGACTCTCGACGAAGCGTTGATGCTGGCAGGTAAACCGCGATTTGATTGGGGCAGTGTCGCAAGCGAGTTCCCCGAAGAGGGAGAGTGGTTGTATATCGAGCTTCGCCGCTCAATGTGTGACGCGTTGGAGAACGTGCTCTCTGGAAACTTTGATCAAGCGATTGAAACGCTCACCGAATGGGATCGCCGCCTCACAGAGCAGAATTGCCATAAAGACTGGTTTGAAGTCCGCTTGCGTCTGATCGCTGCGTATTTACTGAGCAATAATCAAAAGCGAGCTGAAGCACTCACCAAAGGTCTGGAAGCCAGTGCCAGCGAAGCACAAGATTTTCTGACACTCAGACGACTTGAACAACTCTTCAATGAAGAAACTGCGACCTCACCGGTCGCGGCGCTTCAGGAAAGTGGTAATGCGGCTGTCGATTCTTCCAGCCAAGCCGGGGAGGAATCAACTTCAGACAACGCAGAAAGTGGCGATGATTCGGACGATGCTGAAGCTGAAACACCGCTGGGGAACATCCTCGCAGAAATCATGCAAAGGCTAATGCTTGCTCCCGAGGATGAGACAGTCCGCGAACAGGTCCTTGAAGAGTTTCTCAGCTACACGCCCAGTCGGATTGAAGATCCCCGTGATGGAGCTTATCTCGTTCACTTGAGCCAGTTTGTTGTTCAAGGAACCGAGGATGCAACTAGAGTTTGGCCTTGGGCACTCCAAATTCTGGAAGCCTTCTTTGATGACCCCGTCACCGTGAGTGTCGTCGCAGCGATCGGAAACTATTTCCGACAGGCTGATCCCGGGGCATTCGAATCGATTACGGTTGAGCAATTAGAGGCCTGGTTCAAACGATCGACATCTCCCAAGGTGACTCACGCCAAAAACTTCTCCCGCGCGGGTGATTTCTACCTCGATGAAGGAAACCTGGGAGAAGCTGAACGCTGCTATTCTCGTGGATTCCGCTTGAAGCGAACCGAACCGACCGTCGTGCTTCCGTTGGCAGATGTGTATCGGCAGTCGGACCGACCACGCGATGCCTTGGCTGTGCTCGACTTGAGTTTGCGAGAGGGAGCTGATGATCAATCCATCGCCTGGGAAGCTGCTATGACAGCATTGCAGATTGAACAGTTTGATTCAGTGCTGACTTACATGGACAAATTCTTCGCCTTGGGAGAACCTCAAACTTGGGCTCACTACTATCGTGGCGTCGCCTTGATGCAACTCGGTCGACACGAAGAAAGTCTTCTGGCTATCGACGCGGAGAACGAATTTGATCCACCGGGAACATTCCATCTCTCTGCTATCAAACTTTGCAATCTGATCGCACTAGGACAAGATCAAGAGCAAATCGATTCCATCTTCACTGAAGTGCTTGATGAGCAACTCAGCGAAATCGACTACCTCTCGTTAAATGGACTCGTTCGGCTCTTCGGTCATATTTGGGAACACTCAAAACACTTACCTGCGAATCACCTGTTAAGGACAAAGCTCGAGCATCAACTCTTGGTTGCCGGGTTCCTACCCGACACCTATTTCGATGGGTTGCGAGAACAGATCGAAGAGACAAAAACTGTCAACTTCTTCAACGTCCAGATTCGTCAGCCTCTCAATGAAGCCTGGAAAGATTCTCGGGGATGCCTGTACGGGCAGGATGAATGGACCGAGTACCAGAGAGAATGGGGAGTCCTTGCGGAATCCGAAGAGGCCGCAACAAATTTTGTTCTTGCGTTCCAGTCTCGCTGTGAAGAGTTGCCAGCAGAAATTGTCGATGTCCACACTGACGAAGTCGACTACATCGACCGGCCAGGGGTTGTTTGGCAGGGAATGCATTGGACAACCGATGACCTGGCAGGCAATGAGTCTGATGACGAATCGGATGATGAATTGTTTGGAGCTTAG
- the hemB gene encoding porphobilinogen synthase, with product MFPTVRPRRLRRHSKLRDLVRETTLTPNDLILPLFIRHGEGEEVPITSMPGHRQLTVDKLPQEIKEIESLGIPGVILFGIPEHKDAVGSDAYSDEGIIQQAVRAIKATGSDLLVITDVCFCEFTDHGHCGIINDKTGVMDVDNDATLEILQKEALSHAQAGADLIAPSGMMDGMIAALREVLDENDFSHLPIMSYAAKYSSGFYGPFRDAAESTPQFGDRATYQMDPANGNEALREVDLDVLEGADILMVKPALSYLDIIHRVKEAHPELPLAAYNVSGEYSMVKAAAANGWVDEQRVALEMLTSMKRAGADMILTYFSKDAARWLSD from the coding sequence ATGTTTCCGACAGTTCGTCCGCGCAGGCTTCGTCGTCATTCGAAACTTAGAGACCTCGTTCGCGAGACGACTCTTACTCCAAATGACTTGATTCTTCCGTTGTTCATCCGGCATGGAGAAGGCGAAGAAGTCCCGATCACGTCGATGCCCGGGCATCGACAACTCACTGTCGATAAACTCCCGCAGGAAATCAAAGAGATTGAAAGCCTGGGGATTCCCGGCGTCATTTTGTTCGGGATTCCTGAACACAAAGACGCTGTCGGTTCAGATGCTTACTCGGACGAGGGGATCATTCAACAGGCCGTCCGAGCCATCAAAGCGACTGGATCAGATTTACTCGTCATCACCGATGTCTGTTTTTGCGAATTTACAGACCACGGACACTGCGGCATTATCAATGACAAAACCGGGGTCATGGATGTCGATAACGACGCCACTCTGGAGATCCTGCAAAAGGAAGCTCTCAGCCACGCACAGGCAGGGGCTGATCTCATTGCCCCCAGTGGAATGATGGACGGCATGATCGCAGCCCTGCGAGAGGTGCTCGACGAGAACGATTTCTCACATCTTCCAATTATGAGTTACGCAGCCAAGTATAGCTCCGGTTTCTACGGTCCGTTTCGTGATGCTGCTGAAAGTACACCGCAGTTCGGTGACCGGGCGACATACCAAATGGACCCGGCAAACGGGAACGAAGCATTGCGCGAAGTCGATTTAGATGTCCTCGAAGGTGCAGACATCTTAATGGTCAAACCGGCGCTGAGTTATCTGGATATTATCCATCGAGTCAAAGAGGCTCATCCAGAGTTGCCACTGGCAGCCTATAACGTCAGCGGTGAATACTCGATGGTGAAAGCAGCTGCGGCGAATGGTTGGGTCGACGAACAACGAGTCGCACTGGAAATGCTCACCAGCATGAAGCGAGCCGGTGCCGATATGATCCTGACCTACTTCTCGAAAGATGCCGCACGTTGGTTAAGCGATTAA
- a CDS encoding ATP-dependent DNA helicase has translation MTLSVNDVLADDGYISRRLPGYELRQEQLEMSSAVANAIQNGEHLVAEAGTGVGKSFAYLVPSILAATQRKKDEPRCRIVISTHTISLQEQLFQRDIPFLNAILPVEFSAVLVKGRGNYVSLRRLKGAYERSTSLFETEEMQQLQQIHQWSQHTEDGSRSDLGFSPLATVWDEVRSDHGNCLGRRCPTYDDCHYYKARKRIWNADILVVNHALFFSDLALRREGASLLPEYQVAIMDEAHTLEDVAASHLGLAVTNGQFSYLFGKLYNDRTQKGILLEHNLIECQQLVSRLRFLVDDLFDRIDVWRNESGHSNGRVRRPLEFENPVSTDASELAMMIRQYASKLESEEQRINLNSNADRLDGLAISLQSWLKQTEDEAVYWVETTAGRNRNVKLLSSPIQVGTTLRDELFSQTKSVILTSATLSVGKQDFSFYRDRIGLSKANELKLGSPFNYKKQVKLILADNMPEPGENPGNYEQAVASKIQKHLEELDGGAFVLFTSYRMLRSCSQKLNRWMVEQNRMLLCQGDGIPRTTLLERFRKDGNAVLFGTESFWQGVDVPGDALKMVIITKLPFSVPDHPLLEARVEKIRENGGNPFTEYQVPEAAIKLRQGFGRLIRTARDSGTVVILDPRIRTKAYGRIFLESLPECDLVIS, from the coding sequence ATGACACTCTCTGTGAATGATGTGCTCGCTGACGATGGGTACATTTCAAGGCGACTGCCGGGGTACGAACTTCGACAGGAGCAATTGGAAATGTCATCTGCCGTTGCGAATGCGATTCAGAACGGGGAGCATCTTGTTGCCGAGGCGGGTACGGGTGTCGGGAAAAGTTTCGCTTATCTGGTCCCGAGTATTCTCGCAGCTACGCAGCGAAAGAAAGATGAACCACGCTGTCGAATCGTTATCAGTACACATACGATTAGCTTGCAAGAGCAGCTGTTTCAGCGAGACATCCCATTTTTGAACGCGATTTTACCAGTAGAATTTTCTGCGGTTTTAGTCAAAGGGCGAGGGAATTACGTCAGTTTGCGGCGTCTCAAGGGCGCCTACGAACGAAGTACGTCACTCTTCGAAACCGAGGAGATGCAACAGCTTCAACAGATCCATCAATGGTCACAGCACACTGAAGACGGGTCCCGTTCTGATCTAGGTTTTTCTCCGTTGGCGACCGTTTGGGATGAAGTACGAAGCGATCATGGAAACTGTCTGGGACGACGTTGCCCGACGTACGATGACTGCCACTACTACAAAGCTCGGAAGCGGATTTGGAATGCCGATATCCTGGTCGTCAATCACGCCCTGTTTTTTTCCGATTTAGCATTACGCCGGGAAGGAGCCAGCCTGCTCCCTGAGTATCAAGTTGCGATTATGGACGAAGCCCACACTTTGGAAGATGTGGCAGCTTCGCACTTGGGATTGGCGGTCACGAATGGACAGTTCAGCTACCTGTTTGGCAAGCTTTATAACGACCGCACGCAAAAAGGAATTCTGCTCGAACACAATTTGATCGAATGCCAGCAACTTGTCAGTCGCTTGCGGTTCCTGGTTGATGACTTATTCGATCGTATAGATGTTTGGAGAAATGAATCAGGCCATTCGAATGGTCGAGTTCGTCGACCGCTTGAGTTCGAAAACCCTGTCAGCACCGATGCCAGCGAACTCGCAATGATGATTCGTCAATACGCCTCGAAGCTGGAATCAGAAGAACAGCGAATCAATCTCAATTCCAATGCTGACCGCCTGGACGGATTGGCAATTTCACTACAAAGTTGGCTCAAACAAACAGAAGACGAAGCGGTTTACTGGGTGGAGACAACGGCTGGACGTAACCGAAACGTCAAGCTGCTTTCATCGCCGATTCAAGTTGGCACGACGTTGCGAGATGAACTCTTCTCGCAGACGAAATCGGTCATCTTGACGAGTGCAACTCTTTCTGTCGGAAAACAAGACTTCAGTTTCTATCGAGACCGAATCGGACTCAGCAAAGCGAATGAACTCAAGCTGGGATCACCGTTTAACTACAAGAAACAAGTCAAGTTGATCCTTGCCGATAACATGCCTGAACCGGGAGAGAACCCTGGAAATTATGAGCAGGCTGTCGCATCGAAAATTCAGAAGCATCTCGAAGAACTCGATGGCGGAGCGTTTGTTCTATTCACCAGTTATCGAATGTTGCGAAGTTGCTCCCAAAAGCTGAATCGCTGGATGGTGGAGCAAAATCGAATGTTGCTCTGTCAGGGTGATGGAATCCCAAGAACAACATTACTCGAACGATTTCGAAAAGACGGGAATGCGGTCCTGTTTGGAACCGAATCATTCTGGCAAGGGGTTGATGTTCCGGGGGATGCATTGAAAATGGTCATCATTACCAAGTTGCCATTTAGTGTTCCGGATCACCCTTTGCTCGAAGCTCGCGTTGAAAAAATTCGCGAGAATGGCGGGAACCCTTTTACTGAGTATCAGGTTCCTGAAGCAGCAATCAAACTTCGCCAGGGATTTGGACGGTTGATTCGCACAGCCAGGGACTCTGGAACAGTTGTGATTCTGGACCCAAGAATACGCACCAAGGCATATGGTCGAATCTTTCTTGAAAGTCTGCCAGAGTGCGACCTTGTGATTAGCTAG
- a CDS encoding PP2C family protein-serine/threonine phosphatase: protein MFWEQKVQVAVETHIGLRRKNNEDSACFQLCQDEEQWRKRGHLFVVADGMGGHAVGELASRIAIETLPHAFFKTTEKDVRSTLQEAVTTANEAIYQRGSTNEDFLHMGTTCTSLTLCPRGAMIAHVGDSRAYRVRRDRIDQLTFDHSLEWELERRNQSLIGVVDMSKHRNIITRSLGPEENVEVDIEGPYPVIPGDTFVLCTDGLSNQVSDEEIGAIARELSPSRAAKLLIHLANVRGGPDNSTVIVARVGDLPANVQPVYVEEEIDDTSNLDWSWFIGFSIAALALVSGLWMLLFNHPTKGAITTVVAVLGFLALAIGAYRKQRELLASTADDSQLTKFLRPHRTAVCLDSKNLCELLSAIEIDLRRAAQEDGWSVNWKEHKNALEGAGRAVQEKRYSRGVRNFANAIGEIMDEHPIRSGN, encoded by the coding sequence GTGTTTTGGGAGCAGAAAGTTCAAGTCGCTGTTGAAACCCATATTGGCTTGCGTCGCAAGAACAATGAGGATTCAGCGTGCTTTCAGCTCTGCCAGGACGAAGAGCAGTGGCGAAAACGGGGGCATTTATTCGTCGTGGCAGATGGCATGGGTGGCCACGCGGTTGGGGAACTCGCGAGTCGAATCGCGATTGAAACCTTGCCTCACGCGTTCTTCAAAACAACAGAAAAAGACGTGCGCAGCACTCTTCAGGAAGCTGTCACCACTGCAAACGAGGCGATCTATCAGCGAGGAAGCACGAACGAAGACTTTCTCCACATGGGGACGACATGCACTTCGTTGACCTTGTGTCCACGGGGAGCAATGATCGCACACGTCGGAGACAGCCGCGCCTACAGGGTTCGAAGAGACCGCATCGACCAGCTGACGTTTGACCACAGCCTGGAATGGGAACTGGAACGACGAAACCAATCCCTGATCGGTGTGGTGGACATGAGTAAACACCGCAACATTATAACGCGGTCACTCGGTCCAGAAGAGAATGTCGAAGTCGATATCGAGGGGCCTTATCCCGTGATCCCGGGAGACACATTTGTTTTGTGCACTGATGGGCTCTCGAATCAGGTTTCGGATGAAGAAATTGGTGCGATTGCTCGTGAGCTTTCACCCAGCCGGGCCGCCAAGTTGCTCATCCATCTTGCGAACGTCCGGGGTGGCCCCGACAATTCAACAGTCATCGTCGCGCGTGTTGGTGATCTCCCCGCAAATGTCCAACCGGTTTATGTTGAAGAAGAAATCGATGACACAAGCAACTTGGACTGGTCCTGGTTCATCGGGTTTTCCATTGCCGCTCTTGCACTCGTATCAGGCTTGTGGATGCTGTTGTTCAACCATCCAACCAAAGGAGCGATCACCACAGTTGTGGCGGTCCTCGGATTTCTGGCTTTAGCGATTGGAGCCTATCGCAAACAACGTGAACTTCTGGCTTCGACAGCAGACGATTCTCAGCTCACCAAATTTTTGAGGCCACACCGAACGGCAGTCTGTCTCGACTCGAAAAACTTATGTGAACTTCTCTCTGCGATCGAAATCGACCTGCGTCGAGCAGCTCAGGAAGATGGCTGGTCCGTCAACTGGAAGGAGCACAAAAACGCTCTTGAAGGAGCAGGTCGAGCAGTTCAGGAAAAACGGTACTCGAGAGGCGTCCGAAATTTTGCGAACGCAATCGGGGAAATCATGGACGAACACCCGATCCGCAGCGGGAATTAG